From the Candidatus Saccharimonadaceae bacterium ML1 genome, one window contains:
- the iolX gene encoding scyllo-inositol 2-dehydrogenase (NAD(+)): protein MASQQKEGRLRTAVIGTGNMGKNHVRNYFMLPEAELVGIADVNSAAKALADEYRTNFFTDYKKMLDEVRPDAVSVVVPTPFHLEVAREVMCRGIHCMLEKPIASSVEEADELIKCAEKNKVVFTVGHIERFNPVIRKLKQMLDEKAIGDITSVVCKRVGGFPAVEPKTDVVIDLAVHDIDLVSYLLGAKPKSITSHGSRTRHSKNIDSAEILMDYGRASGFIQANWLTPVKIRTIALTGSEGYLEANYITQELQFYKHNMKKNTKDGFTNFVLQVGEPEKKIIKVDFEEPLAVELKTFLARALGRTVSVVDPRDAQEALRIALEAVKPFEHNE from the coding sequence ATGGCTAGTCAGCAAAAAGAAGGAAGGTTGCGCACTGCCGTCATCGGTACGGGCAACATGGGTAAGAATCATGTACGAAATTATTTTATGCTTCCGGAAGCTGAGCTAGTGGGTATTGCTGACGTAAACTCCGCAGCAAAGGCGCTTGCTGACGAATACCGTACAAATTTCTTCACTGATTATAAAAAGATGCTTGACGAGGTTCGTCCTGACGCAGTATCGGTTGTCGTGCCGACGCCATTTCACCTTGAAGTTGCGCGCGAAGTGATGTGTCGAGGCATTCATTGTATGCTTGAAAAGCCAATCGCATCGTCTGTTGAAGAGGCGGACGAGCTTATTAAATGTGCGGAAAAGAACAAAGTCGTCTTCACGGTTGGGCATATTGAGCGCTTTAATCCTGTAATTCGTAAGCTGAAGCAGATGCTTGATGAGAAAGCCATTGGTGATATTACATCAGTTGTGTGTAAGCGTGTAGGGGGTTTTCCTGCGGTAGAGCCAAAAACGGATGTTGTTATTGATTTAGCGGTGCATGATATTGACCTTGTGAGCTATCTGCTCGGTGCTAAGCCGAAAAGTATTACAAGCCACGGTTCGCGGACGCGTCACAGTAAGAATATTGATTCGGCAGAAATCTTGATGGATTATGGTCGTGCGTCTGGTTTTATTCAGGCAAACTGGCTGACGCCGGTGAAAATCCGAACGATTGCGCTAACCGGTTCCGAAGGCTATCTTGAAGCGAACTATATCACGCAAGAACTCCAATTCTATAAGCATAACATGAAAAAAAATACAAAAGATGGCTTTACGAATTTTGTACTTCAAGTCGGTGAGCCTGAGAAGAAAATTATAAAGGTTGATTTTGAAGAGCCGCTTGCCGTAGAATTGAAAACATTTTTGGCGAGGGCGCTTGGGCGCACCGTCTCAGTGGTTGATCCAAGGGATGCCCAAGAGGCGCTGAGAATTGCACTTGAGGCGGTGAAACCATTTGAGCATAATGAATAA
- a CDS encoding DegT/DnrJ/EryC1/StrS family aminotransferase: protein MISIASPIVESEEIKAVNDVLESGMLAQGPKTAQLEEDWAKYCGTKYALAVNSGTAAIHSALYAAGVREGDEVITTPYSFIATINPILMLGARPILVDIYPATFNIDVTKIEAAVTSKTKAIVPVDLYGQPCEWDELRAVADKHNLMIIEDACQAIGADYKGKKAGALGDLGCFSLYATKNIMCGEGGIVTTNSDEQAAAIRSFRQHGMVAPYEYAELGYNYRMSDLHAAIAVEQLKKVDNFTVRRQHVASELNKALNDIKGVQLPSVAPDRSHVYHQYTVVLTDDASVSRDEFVAGLRERGVGAGIYYPKPLHVYPHIAKLGYKVGDFPVAEDLAARVVSLPVHPKVSDEDVITIAKAVKEVLTNG, encoded by the coding sequence ATGATATCAATCGCATCGCCAATTGTAGAGAGTGAGGAAATAAAAGCCGTCAATGACGTGCTTGAGTCGGGGATGTTGGCTCAGGGGCCAAAGACTGCTCAGCTGGAAGAAGATTGGGCGAAATACTGCGGCACAAAATATGCGCTTGCAGTAAATAGCGGTACGGCTGCAATACATTCTGCGCTGTATGCGGCTGGTGTGCGCGAGGGCGATGAAGTCATCACGACACCGTATAGCTTCATTGCGACGATTAACCCGATTTTGATGCTTGGCGCCCGTCCAATACTAGTTGATATTTATCCGGCGACGTTTAACATTGACGTGACAAAAATTGAAGCAGCGGTGACATCAAAAACGAAGGCGATCGTGCCGGTTGATTTGTACGGTCAACCGTGCGAGTGGGACGAATTACGTGCGGTTGCTGATAAGCACAATTTGATGATTATAGAAGACGCTTGCCAAGCGATCGGTGCTGACTATAAAGGCAAGAAAGCAGGTGCGCTCGGTGATTTAGGCTGCTTTTCGCTGTATGCTACTAAAAATATTATGTGCGGCGAAGGCGGTATCGTCACAACCAATAGCGACGAGCAGGCTGCGGCAATTCGCTCGTTCCGCCAGCATGGTATGGTCGCGCCGTATGAATACGCTGAGCTTGGCTATAACTACCGGATGTCAGATTTACATGCGGCAATTGCTGTCGAGCAGCTGAAGAAAGTTGATAACTTTACGGTGCGTCGCCAGCATGTTGCGAGTGAGCTGAACAAAGCACTCAATGACATAAAGGGGGTTCAGCTGCCGAGCGTTGCTCCGGATCGTTCGCATGTATACCATCAATATACGGTTGTATTGACTGATGACGCGAGCGTTTCGCGCGATGAGTTTGTTGCCGGTTTGCGCGAGCGCGGCGTTGGTGCTGGGATCTACTATCCAAAGCCGCTGCATGTTTATCCGCACATCGCAAAACTTGGCTATAAAGTCGGCGATTTCCCTGTGGCAGAAGATTTGGCGGCTCGAGTTGTATCGCTGCCAGTTCATCCAAAAGTGTCGGATGAGGATGTTATTACTATTGCTAAGGCGGTCAAGGAGGTGCTTACAAATGGCTAG
- the btuD gene encoding Vitamin B12 import ATP-binding protein BtuD: MPQSCSDAIVVKNLKKSFSIPLEASSGIKQKLINALKGRKGYREFTPLDSISFTVKKGEFYGIVGKNGSGKSTLLKTLAGIYSPQAGSVATKGTLVPFIELGVGFNPELSGRENVYLNGALLGFSHAEVDTMYEEIVEFAELEDFMEERLKNYSSGMQVRLAFSIAIKAHGDILLLDEVLAVGDAAFQQKCYDYFETLRQEKQTVVLVTHDMNAVKRFCSKAMIISEGKIEKIGTPEEIAEIYTEKNIEQKKETKKEKRKDLFEYEILDAKKAYSVGDTVSLRVRCPKLVSPAFVNFSLVYNGFVIADRNSKYNDKKDSLKQGKWFIFKTKLEGLNGGRYDVHLTLHRTRDNKLLEHKPRVFSFMVKGHDPSRDGPMRLEGQWSNQQVKE; this comes from the coding sequence ATGCCTCAGTCGTGTAGTGATGCCATTGTCGTGAAGAATCTAAAAAAGTCATTTAGTATTCCGCTCGAAGCTTCGTCTGGGATAAAACAAAAACTTATCAATGCGTTAAAAGGTAGGAAGGGGTATCGAGAATTTACACCGCTAGACAGTATATCGTTTACAGTCAAGAAGGGTGAATTCTACGGTATCGTTGGCAAAAACGGTAGCGGTAAGAGTACGCTACTCAAGACATTGGCGGGCATATACAGTCCTCAAGCGGGATCGGTTGCGACAAAAGGTACGCTAGTGCCGTTCATTGAACTTGGCGTCGGGTTTAATCCTGAATTGTCGGGACGAGAAAATGTATACCTAAACGGCGCGTTGCTTGGTTTTAGCCATGCGGAAGTTGATACAATGTACGAAGAAATCGTTGAGTTTGCTGAGCTTGAAGATTTTATGGAGGAGCGCCTCAAGAATTACTCAAGCGGTATGCAGGTGCGCCTGGCTTTTTCTATTGCAATTAAAGCCCATGGCGATATTTTATTACTCGATGAAGTTCTCGCAGTGGGCGATGCGGCTTTCCAGCAAAAATGCTACGACTATTTTGAGACATTGCGACAAGAGAAACAGACGGTTGTACTCGTGACGCACGACATGAATGCGGTCAAGCGGTTTTGCTCGAAAGCGATGATCATTTCTGAAGGTAAAATTGAGAAAATCGGTACGCCGGAAGAGATCGCTGAGATATATACAGAGAAAAATATTGAGCAAAAGAAAGAAACTAAAAAGGAAAAACGAAAAGATTTGTTTGAGTATGAGATATTGGACGCTAAAAAAGCCTATTCAGTTGGCGATACGGTTTCGTTGCGCGTGCGCTGTCCAAAGCTTGTATCGCCAGCATTCGTGAACTTCTCGCTAGTATATAACGGCTTTGTTATCGCCGACAGAAACTCAAAGTATAACGACAAAAAAGATAGCCTGAAGCAAGGTAAATGGTTTATTTTTAAGACCAAACTTGAGGGGCTTAACGGCGGGCGCTATGATGTACATTTGACACTGCATCGAACACGCGACAATAAGCTATTAGAACATAAGCCACGTGTGTTTTCATTTATGGTTAAAGGCCATGATCCTTCGCGCGATGGACCGATGCGGCTTGAGGGACAATGGTCAAATCAGCAGGTAAAGGAGTGA
- a CDS encoding Transport permease protein encodes MINVSGVFNKRNRVLLRELVVTDFKLRYQGSVLGYLWSILKPLFLFAIMYVVFGMLVKLGSVEHYSVYLLFGIVLWNFFAEATGQGLNSIVMRGDVIRKISFPKYIIVISTSISALVNLAFNLVIVAILAVVNGVAIHWSALLTPIFILEIYLFALGIAFFLSALNVKYRDTGHIWEIIMQAAFYGTPIIYPLSIVIAKSEAIAKLIMMNPVAQAIQDARYTLITKETITTSSLVGVKSMAIPLLIVFIVFIGGILYFNKHSKCFAEKI; translated from the coding sequence ATGATAAATGTGTCGGGTGTTTTCAATAAACGCAACCGCGTTTTGCTGCGCGAGCTGGTGGTGACGGATTTCAAGTTGCGGTATCAGGGGTCAGTATTGGGGTATCTGTGGTCTATTCTCAAGCCGCTTTTCTTATTCGCTATCATGTATGTCGTGTTTGGCATGCTTGTTAAGTTGGGTAGCGTTGAGCATTATTCTGTATATTTACTATTTGGGATTGTGCTGTGGAACTTCTTCGCAGAGGCAACGGGGCAAGGGCTGAATTCAATTGTTATGCGCGGTGATGTGATACGAAAGATTAGCTTTCCTAAATATATTATTGTAATATCTACAAGTATCTCGGCTCTTGTAAACCTTGCGTTTAATCTCGTTATTGTCGCTATTCTCGCTGTAGTAAATGGCGTGGCGATTCATTGGTCTGCGCTTCTGACGCCGATCTTTATTCTGGAGATATATTTATTCGCGCTCGGCATTGCTTTTTTCTTGTCGGCGCTCAATGTAAAATACCGCGACACGGGGCATATTTGGGAGATTATCATGCAGGCTGCCTTTTACGGCACGCCGATAATTTATCCGCTTAGTATTGTCATTGCAAAAAGCGAGGCTATAGCAAAACTCATCATGATGAACCCTGTTGCACAGGCGATTCAGGATGCGCGCTACACTCTCATTACAAAAGAAACTATTACGACTAGCAGCCTTGTCGGGGTAAAATCAATGGCGATACCTCTGCTTATTGTATTTATTGTTTTTATTGGGGGAATCCTGTATTTTAATAAACATTCAAAGTGTTTTGCGGAGAAAATTTGA
- a CDS encoding Glycosyltransferase family 2 protein — protein sequence MSSALNKPAIIILNWNGADDALECAESLLAQSLQPKLIIIDNHSHDDSVERFRKYINAHPKATITLLENKRNLGFAGGINTGLRYAKDHHFEYVGVLNPDAIADKHWLKSLYTELTSHPSAGIATGLLLRRDGNTIDTSGDFYTTWGLPGPRNRDEPTVNAPNQPGEIFGATGGGALYRTTMLSDIGLFDEDFFMYYEDVDLSFRAQLAGWKVRYTPKAIAYHKVGASSQKVPGLAVFNTFKNLPLVLIKNVPGRLFWTIGARFFLTYWLIFASAIRHGNGWPALRGIFTSLIRQPRAWVHRVKIQRNRKASIKYIRSLIHDGPLPNQTGLLKFRKFFTGK from the coding sequence ATGAGTAGTGCACTAAATAAGCCCGCGATTATCATTCTCAACTGGAACGGCGCCGATGATGCATTAGAATGCGCCGAATCGTTATTGGCGCAATCACTACAACCTAAACTTATCATCATCGATAACCATTCGCACGACGATTCTGTCGAGCGCTTCAGGAAATATATAAACGCTCATCCAAAGGCGACTATTACGCTACTTGAGAATAAACGTAATCTCGGCTTTGCCGGCGGCATTAACACCGGTTTACGCTACGCAAAAGATCACCATTTTGAGTACGTCGGCGTTCTCAACCCCGATGCTATTGCCGATAAACACTGGCTGAAATCACTCTACACAGAACTTACTTCACACCCCAGCGCAGGTATCGCAACTGGGCTATTATTGCGCCGCGACGGTAACACAATTGATACATCTGGCGACTTTTATACCACCTGGGGTCTTCCTGGGCCGCGAAACCGCGACGAACCGACAGTTAATGCGCCAAATCAGCCAGGTGAAATTTTCGGTGCGACAGGCGGCGGTGCGCTGTATCGCACAACAATGCTTAGCGACATCGGGTTGTTTGACGAGGATTTTTTCATGTACTACGAGGATGTTGATCTCAGCTTTCGTGCGCAGCTCGCCGGCTGGAAGGTGCGTTATACGCCAAAAGCAATCGCATACCATAAAGTTGGCGCAAGTAGCCAAAAGGTTCCAGGTCTCGCCGTGTTTAACACGTTCAAAAACCTGCCGCTCGTACTCATCAAAAACGTCCCAGGACGGCTATTCTGGACGATTGGCGCGCGCTTTTTCCTAACGTATTGGCTGATTTTTGCGAGCGCTATCCGACACGGCAACGGCTGGCCGGCGCTCAGAGGTATTTTTACATCGCTCATTCGCCAACCGCGCGCCTGGGTACATCGCGTTAAAATTCAGCGTAACCGTAAGGCTTCAATCAAATATATCCGCAGCCTTATCCACGATGGACCGCTGCCGAATCAGACAGGATTGCTTAAATTTAGGAAATTTTTTACCGGTAAGTAA
- a CDS encoding succinyl-CoA synthetase (beta subunit), with translation MRLLEYEAKKILSTYSVPIPYGVIIEVNDLQANITVPVVLKSQVPTGRRGKAGGVIIVREPSDLQPTIAILFGRTIHGFTPQKLLAEELIDIKREFYFSLIINRETSQIELLANTNGGIEVEERDSEAFFRHSVDPRSFETLSDELADCLDISDKAFLLQDIIVNTYHCFINNDCLLLEINPLILTTDGTLVAGDAKITLDDAALFRHPEWHFNETPEGNNFVMLDPNGTIATIANGAGLAMATVDAVADAGFTPANFLDIGGNATPQKIMDCFRRIDTLPHVTAIVINIFGGIVRCDDVAQAILDARETFPNLPPLHVRLVGNRADRAKQLLANANIPLHSTLTDALETLS, from the coding sequence ATGCGCCTGCTTGAGTACGAAGCTAAAAAAATCCTATCAACGTACAGTGTCCCTATTCCGTACGGCGTGATTATTGAAGTAAACGACCTGCAAGCAAACATCACCGTCCCTGTTGTGCTGAAGTCACAAGTGCCGACCGGCAGGCGTGGTAAAGCAGGCGGCGTCATTATTGTACGCGAACCGAGCGACCTACAGCCTACTATTGCCATATTATTTGGTCGTACAATTCACGGGTTCACGCCGCAGAAGCTTCTTGCCGAGGAGCTAATTGACATCAAACGCGAGTTCTATTTCTCGCTTATCATCAATCGTGAGACTAGCCAGATTGAGCTACTCGCCAACACAAACGGCGGTATTGAAGTTGAAGAGCGAGACAGCGAAGCCTTCTTCCGCCATTCAGTTGATCCGCGCTCATTTGAGACATTAAGCGACGAACTGGCTGATTGTCTTGATATCTCTGATAAGGCTTTCTTGCTGCAAGATATTATCGTCAATACGTATCATTGTTTTATAAACAACGACTGTTTACTACTTGAAATCAACCCGCTAATTTTGACTACGGATGGAACACTGGTTGCAGGCGACGCCAAAATTACGCTTGACGATGCAGCACTTTTTCGCCACCCTGAGTGGCATTTTAACGAAACGCCCGAAGGTAATAACTTCGTTATGCTTGACCCAAACGGTACGATTGCAACAATCGCTAACGGCGCTGGGCTTGCGATGGCAACGGTTGACGCGGTTGCAGATGCCGGCTTTACACCCGCGAATTTTTTAGATATTGGCGGCAATGCTACGCCGCAAAAAATTATGGACTGTTTTCGGCGTATTGACACGCTACCGCATGTAACGGCAATTGTTATCAATATTTTCGGTGGAATCGTCCGCTGCGACGACGTTGCGCAAGCTATTCTGGACGCAAGAGAAACATTCCCGAACTTACCACCGCTGCACGTCCGCCTCGTCGGTAACCGCGCCGACAGAGCAAAGCAACTGCTCGCCAATGCCAATATACCGCTACACAGCACTCTCACTGATGCACTGGAGACACTTTCATGA
- a CDS encoding succinate--CoA ligase subunit alpha: MTPELFTHRNVIIQGITGSSGTVHTKNMLAYGTRIIGGTSPNQQIKDVHGVPVYRTIADIRTKHDVDISIIFVPAPHAKAAVLEAIDAHIPLIICITENIPVHDMLYITQRLACSSSVLVGPNCPGVLIPGVHSLGIIPTALATPGDTAIISRSGTLTYEAMSLLTQRGFGQKYIIGIGGDMVRGISFTDCLDLFEHDSDVARIIMIGEIGGTSEITAADHIKQHISKPVYAYIAGHHAPRGVQLGHAGAILGTNELESAAAKTIRLQAAGAVTATSIDKLIARVK, encoded by the coding sequence ATGACACCAGAGCTATTCACCCATCGGAATGTCATCATTCAGGGTATTACTGGCAGTAGCGGCACAGTACACACCAAAAATATGCTCGCGTACGGCACGCGGATCATTGGCGGTACGTCGCCAAATCAACAGATCAAAGATGTCCACGGCGTACCAGTCTACCGTACGATTGCCGACATCCGAACCAAGCATGATGTTGATATCTCAATAATTTTTGTTCCCGCACCGCACGCCAAAGCCGCAGTCCTTGAAGCAATTGACGCGCATATTCCGCTCATTATTTGTATCACCGAGAATATTCCCGTTCACGACATGTTGTATATTACGCAACGATTAGCATGCTCGTCGTCAGTGCTCGTTGGCCCAAATTGTCCAGGTGTACTAATTCCCGGCGTCCATAGCCTCGGTATTATACCGACAGCACTCGCGACACCAGGCGACACGGCGATTATCAGCCGCAGCGGCACGCTTACGTACGAAGCGATGAGCCTACTCACCCAACGCGGCTTCGGGCAAAAATATATCATCGGGATCGGCGGCGATATGGTGCGCGGCATAAGCTTCACAGACTGCCTTGATCTCTTTGAGCACGACTCAGATGTTGCGCGTATCATCATGATTGGTGAAATTGGCGGCACGAGCGAGATTACTGCCGCCGATCATATTAAGCAACACATCAGCAAACCGGTGTATGCGTATATTGCCGGGCATCATGCACCACGCGGTGTACAGCTTGGGCACGCCGGAGCAATTCTCGGCACAAACGAGCTTGAATCTGCCGCCGCAAAGACAATTCGTTTACAAGCCGCCGGTGCTGTAACTGCGACATCAATCGACAAACTAATAGCACGTGTAAAATGA
- a CDS encoding Glycosyltransferase, producing MKKTISVLIPAYNEQAVLAALFERLDALTASVKGYYFEFLFVNDGSRDETLEIIKRYAKTNRRVSYINLSRNFGKEIAMIAGIDHVQGDALVIIDADLQDPPELIPDMIKLWEQGYDDVYARRKSRDGETWLKKKTSQWYYKLLQSSTTIPIQIDTGDFRLLDRRCIDALKQFRESQRNTKAMFSWIGYKKKEIFYDRDPRIAGETKWNYRKLINLAIDGITSFTTAPLRIASVFGLIVSCLAFCYVLYLVIRPLFGVPTGAGYSSLMAVILFMGGVQMIFLGIIGEYIGRIFNETKQRPLYLIEEYHQAHDKKQ from the coding sequence ATGAAAAAGACTATCTCTGTCCTCATTCCTGCCTATAACGAGCAAGCTGTGCTCGCGGCGCTTTTTGAGCGGCTTGATGCGCTTACAGCATCGGTCAAGGGCTATTATTTCGAATTCCTTTTTGTCAACGACGGCAGCCGCGATGAAACGCTTGAAATCATCAAGCGGTACGCCAAAACTAACCGTCGCGTGTCATATATCAATCTATCACGCAATTTTGGTAAAGAGATTGCTATGATCGCCGGCATTGACCACGTACAAGGCGATGCACTCGTCATCATTGACGCCGACTTGCAAGACCCGCCCGAGTTAATCCCTGATATGATTAAGCTATGGGAGCAGGGCTACGACGACGTCTACGCGCGCCGCAAAAGCCGCGATGGCGAAACCTGGCTCAAAAAGAAAACCTCGCAGTGGTACTATAAACTTCTGCAATCATCAACCACGATTCCGATTCAAATCGACACCGGCGATTTTCGCCTGCTTGATCGCCGCTGCATTGATGCGCTTAAACAATTTCGCGAATCGCAGCGCAATACCAAAGCCATGTTTAGTTGGATCGGTTATAAAAAGAAAGAGATTTTTTATGACCGCGATCCGCGCATCGCCGGCGAAACGAAGTGGAATTACCGCAAACTTATTAATTTAGCAATCGACGGTATTACTAGCTTCACGACCGCGCCGTTGCGCATCGCTTCGGTTTTCGGACTAATCGTATCGTGCTTGGCGTTTTGCTACGTATTATACCTCGTGATTCGTCCATTATTTGGCGTGCCAACTGGCGCCGGCTATTCATCGCTGATGGCAGTAATTTTATTCATGGGCGGCGTGCAAATGATCTTTCTCGGCATTATCGGCGAATACATCGGCCGAATTTTCAACGAGACAAAACAACGCCCGCTCTACCTCATTGAGGAGTATCACCAAGCGCATGATAAAAAACAATAA
- a CDS encoding GtrA family protein — translation MIKNNKIIRFGIVGAINTALDFGLLLLFTHLGLPKIASNTLSTGMAFIFSFFANKKYTFRSSSGNVKREIALFTIVTLFGLWVLQNGVIWSISPLCAALLHNESLALLAAKLAGTIVSLTWNYLTYDILVFRKDIT, via the coding sequence ATGATAAAAAACAATAAAATCATTCGCTTCGGCATCGTCGGCGCAATCAACACTGCGCTTGATTTTGGGCTGCTGCTTTTGTTTACGCACCTTGGGCTGCCAAAAATCGCTAGCAATACCCTGTCGACCGGGATGGCCTTTATTTTTAGTTTTTTCGCCAACAAAAAATATACCTTTCGTTCAAGCAGCGGTAATGTTAAACGCGAGATAGCGCTATTCACTATCGTGACACTGTTCGGGCTATGGGTATTGCAAAACGGCGTTATCTGGTCAATCTCACCGTTATGCGCCGCGTTACTGCATAACGAATCGCTTGCGCTTCTCGCTGCAAAACTCGCCGGTACAATCGTATCGCTTACCTGGAATTATCTCACGTATGATATATTAGTATTTCGAAAGGATATCACGTAA
- a CDS encoding glycosyltransferase family 4 protein: MHIAIDARVINSGTGTYIVKLLEYLQQIDNENSYSILVRAKDKHYWQPARPNFTVRIAEFDNYSFAEQIGFKRYLDELKPDLVHFCMPQQPILYRGKHVTTVHDMTLFKTYNSDKNWLLYHAKQLVGRFVFKRVAHTSNHIITISETTKREFQAFTNIPDDNITVIYESGEIHKGALKPYRELPFHNFIMYVGQQPDYKNLRRLAAAHQQLLKKYPDLGLVFVGRMNRDTKINKAFYEKQGYRNIHFTGFLPDEQRDWLLTKTAAYVFPSLMEGFGLPPLEAMAYGTPVVSSNASCMPEILGDAAEYFDPLDTDDMAAAIERVITNPKRRRALIKKGTVQVAKYSWRRMAEETHAVYMKVLQP, encoded by the coding sequence ATGCATATTGCAATTGACGCGCGCGTTATTAACTCCGGCACAGGTACATACATCGTTAAGCTGCTGGAGTATTTGCAGCAAATTGACAACGAAAATTCTTATAGCATACTCGTACGCGCTAAGGACAAGCACTACTGGCAGCCAGCAAGACCAAACTTCACCGTGCGCATAGCGGAGTTTGATAACTATTCATTCGCCGAGCAGATCGGCTTCAAGCGTTACCTCGACGAACTCAAACCGGATTTAGTGCACTTTTGCATGCCGCAACAGCCGATTTTATACCGCGGCAAGCACGTTACGACTGTGCACGATATGACATTGTTCAAAACCTACAATTCCGACAAAAATTGGTTGCTATATCATGCTAAGCAGCTCGTTGGACGCTTCGTGTTTAAGCGTGTGGCGCATACAAGCAACCATATTATCACAATCTCTGAGACGACTAAGCGCGAATTTCAAGCGTTTACGAACATTCCCGACGACAACATAACGGTGATTTACGAGTCGGGCGAAATTCATAAGGGGGCGCTTAAACCGTATCGCGAGTTGCCATTTCATAACTTTATCATGTATGTCGGACAGCAGCCAGATTATAAAAACCTCCGGCGTTTAGCGGCCGCGCATCAACAATTACTGAAAAAATACCCCGATCTAGGGCTGGTATTTGTCGGGCGTATGAACCGCGACACGAAGATAAACAAAGCGTTTTATGAAAAACAAGGCTATCGCAATATTCACTTTACAGGATTCTTGCCCGACGAACAACGCGACTGGCTACTCACGAAAACTGCTGCATATGTTTTTCCATCGCTCATGGAAGGGTTTGGCTTGCCGCCACTTGAAGCGATGGCATACGGTACGCCAGTCGTTAGCAGCAATGCGTCATGTATGCCCGAGATTTTAGGCGATGCCGCCGAATATTTCGATCCGCTTGATACCGACGATATGGCCGCTGCAATTGAACGTGTCATTACTAATCCAAAAAGACGCCGCGCGCTCATTAAAAAAGGCACGGTGCAAGTCGCCAAGTATTCCTGGCGGCGTATGGCGGAAGAAACACATGCGGTGTATATGAAAGTGCTACAGCCGTAG
- a CDS encoding LemA family protein: MTGVLLVVLLVVIVAVVAIAGALIAMYNGLVKLNIKVEEAWSGITVQLKRRADMIPNLVETVKGYAAHEKGVFEKVTEARASIMNATTPHDAAKADGELTSALKSLFAVSENYPELKASQNFTDLQDQITDTEDKIAASRRFYNAVVTQFNTKRKVFPTNIFAGMLGFHADKEFFDVSESERAAVEQPVNVKF, encoded by the coding sequence ATGACAGGTGTATTGTTAGTAGTTTTGCTCGTTGTTATTGTGGCGGTTGTAGCGATTGCCGGCGCATTGATCGCAATGTATAACGGACTCGTTAAGCTTAATATTAAAGTTGAAGAAGCATGGAGCGGTATCACGGTGCAATTGAAGCGGCGCGCCGATATGATTCCAAACTTAGTAGAAACTGTTAAAGGTTACGCTGCACACGAAAAAGGCGTATTTGAAAAAGTTACCGAAGCGCGCGCGTCAATTATGAACGCAACAACGCCGCATGATGCTGCTAAAGCAGACGGCGAGCTAACAAGTGCCCTTAAGAGCCTGTTTGCGGTCTCGGAAAACTACCCAGAATTGAAAGCGTCGCAGAACTTCACGGATTTGCAAGATCAGATTACCGACACGGAGGATAAAATTGCCGCATCGCGCCGGTTTTACAATGCGGTCGTTACGCAATTTAACACTAAACGCAAAGTATTCCCAACGAATATTTTTGCCGGTATGCTCGGATTTCACGCTGATAAAGAATTCTTTGACGTCAGCGAGAGCGAGCGCGCTGCAGTTGAACAGCCGGTCAACGTAAAGTTTTAG